In the Oryzias latipes chromosome 9, ASM223467v1 genome, one interval contains:
- the LOC101165787 gene encoding trichohyalin-like: MMNNKETSIFLAQIQSLEEELQRCRLPREKLRSENRLLSAQSCRLEEDRKDMEQFLPHHSAELDKQIQDMEERLKLQQLAQTPELQALKLQLHQEKLQLQERMDLLSSEVTQQAARMKEQQEELKQQEELKQQLPGVEQQLLQRRSKVQSAKLQLCSDPKQHEAEETETFNRLLESRLAQMMEEKKEELREVKEKSELLLQQNKALFKEKGVLQVSLRNYCSEVEEVKANMKKDSLQILSLRKDVEELSRRLQLLKTEEGVRTPQSALQLKNAPRKSIISPMKHQRQTPPTAAKGGQQQRRTKACERKQPQNSQTPPPSVQNSHRPPRAQIYDQKLLEILQRQDHQSPSG; encoded by the exons ATGATGAACAACAAAGaaacttctatttttttagctcaaatcCAAAGTttggaggaggagcttcagaG ATGCAGACTCCCACGTGAAAAGCTGAGGTCTGAGAACAGGCTGCTGTCAGCTCAGAGCTGCAGGCTGGAGGAAGACCGGAAGGACATGGAGCAGTTCCTGCCGCACCACTCCGCTGAGTTGGACAAGCAGATCCAGGACATGGAGGAgcggctgaagctgcagcagctcgCCCAGACACCAGAGCTGCAGgctctgaagctgcagctccaccaggagaagctgcagcttcaggagAGGATGGACCTGCTGAGCTCTGAGGTCACACAGCAAG CCGCTAGAatgaaggagcagcaggaggagctgaagcagcaggaggagttgaagcagcagctgcccggcgtggagcagcagctgctccaacGAAGATCTAAAGTCCAATCTGCTAAACTACAGCTGTGTTCAGATCCCAAACA ACATGAAGCAGAGGAGACGGAGACATTTAACAGGCTCCTGGAGAGCCGGCTGGCAcagatgatggaggagaagaaggaggagctcagagaggtgaaggagaagtcagagctcctgctgcagcagaacaaAGCTTTGTTCAAGGAGAAAGGCGTTCTTCAGGTCTCTCTCAGGAACTACTGCAGTGAGGTGGAGGAAGTGAAGGCCAACATGAAGAAGGACTCGCTGCAGATCCTCAGTCTCAGAAAG GACGTGGAGGAGCTGAGCaggaggctgcagctgctgaagaCGGAGGAGGGGGTCAGGACGCCACAGAGCGCGCTCCAGCTGAAGAACGCCCCCAG GAAGTCTATTATCTCACCCATGAAGCATCAGCGTCAAACCCCCCCCACTGCTGCGAAGGGGggtcagcagcagagaaggactAAAGCCTGTGAGAGGAAGCAACCTCAGAACTCACAGACCCCCCCTCCTTCTGTCCAGAACTCTCACAGACCTCCACGAGCCCAGATCTACGACCAGAAGCTGTTGGAGATTCTGCAAAGACAAGACCATCAGAGTCCTTCAGGCTGA